A stretch of the Candidatus Limnocylindrales bacterium genome encodes the following:
- a CDS encoding DUF3261 domain-containing protein → MLIAKSRRSLVLLFIVACTGAGTAGCTALRPLVAPSAHQCPWIDVEPAQLSGPGRQQLRARVTATGVDHAFGVAVERTEDSLLLVGLTPLGTKSFEVERRGKRVRAANHLGLASVVPPRNVLADVSGILAASPCSPSVAGEAAAELGRWTITDTCSGGRPARRHVRGPGAVGNVDIEYRGNETIVTQHDCGYEAIYVAVASEDAAMVAPPSSQRDLTAPAASARTASEPAAPAPVAIAPGDTTPATIAPAATAPAATSPRPSDGAVAAAQSEPERRPPAAPPAEVDPASLTISPRIAAIIEDIDRSDDDLALDAGRRPAELLAFLEIEPGMRVAELGAGGGYTAELLARAVGPRGTVYAQNNRLILDRFAEKPWSERLARPVMRRVVRVDREFSDPLPAEARDLDVVVMNLFYHDTVWMKADRDAMNRAIYRALRPGGRYVVIDHSARRGRGIQDVESLHRIEESVVRDEVVRAGFRLRRQAGFLRNPSDPRDWNDSPRAAGDRRGTSDRFVLEFLKPGG, encoded by the coding sequence ATGCTCATTGCCAAGTCGCGCCGCTCGCTCGTCCTGCTCTTCATCGTCGCCTGCACGGGGGCCGGCACCGCCGGATGCACCGCGCTGCGACCGCTCGTGGCGCCGAGCGCGCATCAGTGCCCGTGGATCGACGTCGAGCCGGCGCAGCTTTCCGGTCCTGGACGACAGCAGCTGCGCGCGCGCGTCACTGCCACCGGAGTCGATCACGCGTTCGGTGTTGCCGTCGAGCGGACCGAAGACTCGCTGCTGCTGGTCGGGCTGACGCCGCTCGGGACCAAGAGCTTCGAGGTCGAGCGGCGCGGCAAGCGCGTGCGAGCCGCGAACCATCTGGGCCTCGCGTCGGTCGTGCCGCCGCGAAACGTGCTCGCCGACGTCAGCGGCATCCTTGCCGCCAGCCCATGCAGTCCTTCGGTTGCCGGCGAGGCCGCTGCCGAGCTAGGCCGCTGGACCATCACCGACACGTGCAGCGGCGGCCGTCCGGCGCGGCGTCACGTTCGCGGCCCGGGCGCCGTCGGCAACGTCGACATCGAGTACCGCGGGAACGAAACGATCGTCACGCAGCACGACTGCGGCTACGAGGCCATCTACGTCGCGGTGGCCAGCGAGGACGCTGCCATGGTCGCGCCGCCGTCGTCCCAGCGCGACTTGACCGCGCCAGCTGCGTCCGCGCGCACTGCGTCCGAGCCCGCCGCGCCCGCGCCCGTCGCCATCGCGCCCGGTGACACCACGCCCGCGACCATCGCGCCCGCCGCAACGGCGCCCGCTGCGACGTCTCCACGCCCGAGTGACGGCGCCGTGGCGGCTGCACAGTCCGAGCCGGAGCGCCGGCCGCCGGCGGCGCCGCCGGCAGAGGTCGATCCGGCCTCGCTGACGATCTCGCCGCGTATCGCGGCCATCATCGAAGACATCGACCGCAGCGACGACGACCTCGCATTGGACGCCGGTCGCAGGCCCGCCGAGTTGCTCGCGTTTCTGGAGATCGAGCCCGGCATGCGCGTGGCCGAGCTAGGCGCCGGCGGCGGCTACACGGCCGAACTGCTGGCGCGCGCGGTCGGCCCACGCGGAACGGTCTATGCGCAGAACAATCGACTGATCCTCGACCGCTTCGCCGAGAAGCCATGGAGCGAGCGGCTCGCCAGGCCGGTCATGCGCAGAGTCGTACGCGTCGACCGTGAGTTTTCGGATCCGTTGCCGGCCGAAGCCCGCGACCTGGACGTGGTCGTGATGAACCTCTTCTACCACGACACCGTCTGGATGAAGGCGGACCGCGATGCGATGAACCGCGCCATCTACCGGGCGCTGCGTCCAGGCGGGCGCTACGTCGTGATCGACCACAGCGCGCGGCGCGGGCGCGGCATCCAGGACGTCGAGAGCCTGCACCGCATCGAGGAGAGCGTGGTGCGCGACGAAGTCGTGCGCGCCGGTTTCCGGCTGCGACGCCAGGCCGGCTTCCTGCGCAATCCCTCCGATCCACGCGACTGGAACGACTCGCCGCGGGCCGCCGGCGACCGGCGAGGCACCAGCGATCGCTTCGTCCTGGAGTTCCTCAAGCCGGGCGGGTGA
- a CDS encoding MgtC/SapB family protein codes for MLQILWEELTGGFPDVDQLQRVAFRMLAATVMGGIVGIQRERAGKPAGLRTHMLVAIGSAMFVLSASAAGMELDEVSRVIQGIAAGIGFLGAGAILKLEDRRTIQGLTTAASIWVTAAAGVAAGLGRVGTALFGVILTWIVLSLIALMPADADDD; via the coding sequence ATGCTGCAGATCTTGTGGGAGGAGCTGACCGGAGGGTTTCCCGACGTCGATCAGCTTCAGCGCGTGGCTTTCCGCATGCTCGCGGCGACGGTGATGGGAGGCATCGTCGGCATTCAGCGCGAACGCGCCGGCAAGCCGGCGGGCCTGCGCACGCACATGCTGGTGGCGATCGGCAGCGCGATGTTCGTGCTGTCGGCATCGGCGGCAGGAATGGAGCTCGACGAGGTGTCGCGCGTGATCCAGGGCATTGCCGCCGGCATCGGCTTCCTCGGTGCCGGCGCGATCCTGAAGCTCGAGGACCGGCGCACGATCCAGGGCCTCACGACCGCGGCGTCGATCTGGGTCACGGCGGCCGCCGGCGTGGCGGCCGGCCTCGGCCGCGTCGGAACCGCGCTGTTCGGGGTCATCCTGACGTGGATCGTGCTGTCGCTGATCGCTTTGATGCCCGCCGACGCGGACGACGACTAG
- a CDS encoding alpha/beta hydrolase: MLKLLPLIAAAVLAGGCSAADWMNALTPREGRRYSDIAYCGRTGLKLDVYTPRDERDAPVLVFFYPGRWSYGSKADFRFVAEGLVARGFVVVIPDYRHYPAFKYPSFLEDAATAVVWTRQNIDRYGGNAADLFVMGHSSGAYNAAMITLDDQWLRNAGGSRQWLRGMIGLSGPYDFPVDVLPEIKGIFGEAPVGASQPIDFVDGTNPPLLLLHGEDDLSVGVDNTHSLARKVAGAGGRVETVIYSNLDHGYMAASLSPSVRFRSSPLEFIERFVRENSARGRAG, encoded by the coding sequence ATGCTCAAGCTTCTTCCGCTGATCGCTGCTGCTGTGCTCGCTGGCGGCTGCAGCGCGGCCGACTGGATGAACGCGCTGACGCCGCGCGAGGGCCGCCGCTACAGCGACATCGCCTATTGCGGCCGCACCGGCCTGAAGCTGGACGTCTACACGCCTCGCGACGAGCGCGACGCTCCGGTGTTGGTCTTCTTCTACCCGGGCCGCTGGAGCTACGGCAGTAAGGCCGATTTCCGATTCGTTGCCGAGGGCCTGGTCGCGCGAGGATTCGTCGTGGTGATCCCCGACTATCGCCACTATCCCGCCTTCAAGTATCCGTCGTTCCTGGAGGACGCCGCCACGGCCGTCGTCTGGACGCGGCAGAACATCGACCGCTACGGCGGCAACGCCGCCGACCTGTTCGTCATGGGACACTCCTCGGGCGCCTACAACGCGGCGATGATCACGCTCGACGATCAATGGCTGCGCAATGCCGGCGGCAGCCGCCAGTGGCTGCGCGGAATGATCGGGCTGTCGGGCCCGTACGACTTTCCTGTCGACGTCCTGCCCGAGATCAAGGGGATCTTCGGCGAGGCGCCGGTCGGTGCGAGTCAGCCCATTGACTTCGTCGACGGCACCAATCCGCCGCTGCTGCTGCTGCACGGCGAGGACGACCTGTCGGTGGGGGTCGACAACACCCACAGCCTGGCCCGCAAGGTCGCCGGCGCCGGTGGCCGCGTGGAGACGGTGATCTACAGCAATCTCGACCATGGCTACATGGCTGCTTCGCTGTCGCCGTCGGTGCGCTTCCGGTCCAGTCCGCTCGAGTTCATCGAGCGATTCGTACGCGAGAATTCTGCCCGCGGGCGCGCAGGCTGA
- a CDS encoding PBP1A family penicillin-binding protein encodes MERLASYQPGGAPVLLDRSGEPFADFAPPERTMVALADLPRHVAEAFLAIEDQRFFDHGGLDWRRVGGAALANVREGGIDQGFSTITMQLARSVFPERLPVERRTLRRKLLEIRVASDIERKYSKHEILELYLNHIYLGNAVHGVGNAARHYFGIEASELTLPQAATLAALARAPGYYDPRRRPDEARRRRNLVLTLMERQQRISPVEAEAARRHALHVTRRGRERSTEAGLAPYAVEQIRHTLEAELGDQLYARPLRIFTTIDSRMQRAAEEELRNQLRSIEKGSYGKFEGPHYKASQRMADGQTPYLQGAIVVMNAHDGDILAWVGGRDFAQSRFDRAALARRQAGSAFKPFVYAAALERGYALSQPLEDAPLSMDMPDGSIWQPHNISKTSEGFLPLRDALVHSNNLATVRLAQTVGLEDVAMLARRAGIDVEAELPSIALGAVNVSPLDLTVAYTTFAAAGKRVRPRMIDRVETADGEIIWYSQVKRRDVIGEETAFLVNHVLSEAVQRGTGREALPKSVDIPVAGKTGTTNDVTDAWFIGYTPELVGGIWVGFDQPRPIVSDATAARLAAPVWARFAERVYAGRRSPGAWERPHNVREYQVDVSTGLVLRKGCDVKARQTRRELFLSGREPASFCPGREPLPRNAFVVEIPRELPTDGIVASLVKAWRRLDQDDAEEDDSVSRPRSVLVGKAVGEEDATGERRDEKAGEDDTTRQKLEEVASRDGQPAHGGASGPRADGADEADGGDDIAMRDAREVGQPLARNDREDTSDIRVRVVPGRDDRRVMRENRAPEKLPPPAATTPGRRSGDPATDRGATGQAPSASDINFSGWWGLATHVEQTSVEAFKGLRLGYRLQLEHNGDRITGRGQKWSENGRVLIGQSRTAISVDGRVRGREIVLRFREQGARRSSGGTFALAWSPDGSTLSGTFDSSAARSRGTVRAIRLQ; translated from the coding sequence GTGGAGCGGCTCGCATCCTATCAGCCCGGCGGTGCGCCGGTGCTGCTCGACCGCAGCGGCGAGCCGTTTGCCGATTTCGCGCCACCCGAGCGCACGATGGTCGCGCTCGCGGACCTGCCCAGGCACGTGGCCGAGGCGTTCCTGGCCATCGAGGACCAGCGCTTCTTCGACCACGGCGGCCTGGACTGGCGGCGCGTGGGCGGCGCTGCGTTGGCCAACGTTCGCGAAGGCGGCATCGACCAGGGCTTCAGCACGATCACGATGCAGCTGGCGCGAAGCGTCTTCCCCGAGCGACTGCCCGTGGAGCGCCGCACGCTGCGACGCAAGCTGCTCGAGATCCGCGTCGCCAGCGACATCGAGCGCAAGTATTCGAAGCACGAGATCCTCGAGCTCTACCTCAACCACATCTACCTCGGCAATGCGGTCCACGGCGTCGGGAACGCGGCGCGACACTACTTCGGCATCGAAGCGAGCGAGCTGACGCTGCCGCAGGCCGCGACGCTCGCCGCCCTCGCGCGCGCTCCGGGCTACTACGACCCGCGCCGGCGGCCCGACGAGGCACGCCGTCGCCGCAATCTCGTGCTGACGCTGATGGAGCGCCAGCAGCGCATCTCGCCGGTGGAAGCGGAAGCCGCGCGGCGGCACGCGCTGCACGTGACCAGGCGCGGACGCGAGCGCAGCACCGAGGCCGGCCTGGCCCCTTACGCGGTCGAGCAGATCCGCCACACGCTGGAGGCAGAGCTGGGCGACCAGCTCTACGCGCGCCCGCTGCGGATCTTCACGACGATCGACTCGCGCATGCAGCGCGCAGCCGAGGAGGAGCTTCGCAATCAGCTGCGCAGCATCGAGAAAGGCTCGTACGGGAAGTTCGAAGGGCCGCACTACAAGGCCAGCCAGCGCATGGCCGACGGGCAGACCCCGTACCTGCAAGGCGCGATCGTGGTGATGAACGCGCACGATGGCGACATACTGGCCTGGGTGGGCGGGCGCGACTTCGCGCAATCCCGCTTCGATCGTGCCGCGCTGGCCAGGCGCCAGGCAGGCAGCGCATTCAAGCCCTTCGTCTATGCGGCAGCGCTCGAGCGCGGCTATGCGCTGTCGCAGCCTCTCGAGGACGCACCGTTGTCCATGGACATGCCCGACGGTTCGATCTGGCAGCCGCACAACATCAGCAAGACGTCCGAGGGCTTCCTGCCGCTGCGCGACGCGCTGGTGCACTCCAACAACCTCGCCACCGTGCGCCTCGCCCAGACCGTCGGCCTCGAAGACGTGGCCATGCTCGCGCGCCGTGCCGGAATCGACGTGGAGGCCGAGCTGCCTTCGATCGCGCTCGGCGCCGTCAACGTCTCGCCCTTGGATCTGACGGTCGCGTACACGACCTTCGCAGCCGCCGGCAAGCGCGTGCGCCCGCGCATGATCGACCGGGTCGAGACCGCCGACGGCGAGATCATCTGGTACTCGCAGGTGAAACGGCGCGACGTGATCGGCGAAGAGACGGCGTTCCTGGTCAACCACGTCCTGTCGGAAGCGGTCCAGCGCGGCACCGGCCGCGAAGCGCTTCCGAAGAGCGTCGACATTCCCGTCGCCGGCAAGACCGGCACCACCAATGACGTGACCGACGCGTGGTTCATCGGCTATACGCCCGAGCTGGTCGGCGGCATCTGGGTCGGCTTCGACCAGCCGCGCCCCATCGTCAGCGACGCCACCGCCGCGCGCCTGGCGGCGCCGGTGTGGGCTCGCTTCGCCGAGCGTGTGTACGCGGGGCGGCGCTCGCCGGGAGCGTGGGAGCGACCGCACAACGTTCGCGAATACCAGGTCGACGTCAGCACCGGCCTCGTGTTGCGCAAGGGCTGCGACGTCAAGGCTCGCCAGACCCGCAGGGAGCTGTTCCTGTCGGGGCGCGAGCCCGCTTCCTTCTGTCCCGGGCGCGAGCCGCTTCCGCGCAACGCGTTCGTGGTCGAGATTCCGCGCGAGCTGCCGACCGACGGCATCGTCGCCAGCCTCGTCAAGGCCTGGCGCCGCCTGGACCAGGACGATGCCGAGGAGGACGACAGCGTCAGCAGGCCGCGGTCGGTGCTGGTCGGCAAGGCGGTCGGCGAGGAGGATGCGACGGGCGAGCGGCGCGACGAGAAGGCCGGGGAGGATGATACGACTCGCCAGAAACTCGAGGAGGTGGCGTCACGCGATGGCCAGCCGGCGCACGGCGGCGCCTCGGGTCCTCGCGCCGACGGCGCCGACGAGGCCGACGGCGGCGACGACATCGCGATGCGCGATGCGCGCGAGGTAGGGCAGCCCCTGGCGCGCAACGATCGCGAAGACACCAGCGACATACGCGTGCGGGTCGTGCCGGGACGAGACGATCGGCGCGTGATGCGCGAGAACCGGGCGCCCGAGAAGCTCCCGCCGCCCGCGGCCACGACGCCCGGCCGCCGCTCCGGCGATCCGGCCACCGACCGCGGCGCCACCGGCCAGGCGCCGAGCGCCTCCGACATCAACTTCAGCGGATGGTGGGGCCTGGCCACGCACGTGGAGCAGACGTCGGTCGAAGCGTTCAAGGGCCTGCGTCTCGGCTATCGCCTCCAGCTCGAGCACAATGGCGACCGCATCACCGGTCGCGGACAGAAGTGGTCGGAGAACGGGCGCGTGCTGATCGGGCAGTCGCGGACGGCCATCTCGGTGGACGGCCGCGTGCGCGGCCGCGAGATCGTCCTTCGCTTCCGCGAGCAGGGTGCGCGGCGCAGCAGCGGCGGCACCTTCGCCTTGGCATGGTCGCCCGATGGGAGCACGCTGAGCGGAACGTTCGACAGCTCGGCCGCCAGGTCGCGCGGCACGGTGCGGGCGATCCGTCTGCAGTAG
- a CDS encoding enoyl-CoA hydratase-related protein, whose product MADSVISIDRPAAHAHIAVVTINRPRHANSLNPPALRELARAWREIAADDDVRCVVLTGAGERVFCSGMDLKETIPAAQAFARGERIDPEIFEGLRAVSTATLVEFDLGKPLICAINGHCRGGGFDLMLASEMRVAAEHATFALEEVALGLFPTGHAAVMLPRQIAWVHAQEIMMTARPLGARRALELGLLNRVVEASLVMETALELAAAVASNAPLAVAATRSGVRELLHLPLHEAYRRQEELGRPLRRTEDAREAQRAFVEKRKPIWKGR is encoded by the coding sequence ATGGCCGACTCCGTCATCTCCATCGATCGTCCGGCGGCGCACGCACACATCGCCGTCGTCACGATCAACCGTCCCCGGCACGCCAACTCGCTCAACCCGCCGGCGCTGCGCGAGCTGGCACGCGCATGGCGCGAGATTGCAGCCGACGACGACGTCCGATGCGTCGTGCTGACGGGCGCCGGCGAGCGCGTCTTCTGCAGCGGCATGGATCTGAAGGAAACCATTCCGGCCGCGCAAGCCTTCGCCCGCGGTGAGAGAATCGATCCGGAGATCTTCGAAGGGCTGCGCGCCGTCTCGACCGCCACGCTGGTGGAGTTCGACCTGGGCAAGCCGCTGATCTGCGCGATCAACGGCCACTGCCGCGGCGGCGGATTCGATCTGATGCTCGCCTCCGAGATGCGCGTTGCGGCCGAACACGCGACGTTCGCTCTGGAGGAGGTGGCGCTCGGCCTCTTCCCCACCGGACATGCCGCCGTGATGCTGCCGCGGCAGATCGCGTGGGTGCACGCTCAGGAGATCATGATGACGGCGCGGCCGCTCGGCGCGCGGCGCGCGCTCGAGCTCGGTCTGCTCAACCGGGTCGTGGAGGCTTCGCTCGTGATGGAGACGGCGCTCGAGCTGGCCGCCGCCGTGGCGTCCAATGCACCGCTGGCCGTTGCGGCCACACGCAGCGGCGTCCGCGAGCTTCTGCACCTTCCCTTACACGAGGCGTACAGGCGCCAGGAAGAGCTCGGCCGGCCGCTGCGCAGGACCGAGGACGCACGCGAGGCGCAGCGTGCGTTCGTGGAGAAGAGGAAGCCCATCTGGAAGGGCCGCTGA
- a CDS encoding FG-GAP-like repeat-containing protein, which produces MIVRKCSSRGFSLVEASMATMVFGVLAATTLQLMTAVKLRADRASTELDLEQQGRQASELLLDDIRLAGLGIHTNDDGTDASTRQHSVIEASPYRLAFYADAGPGIESPMETETRTWRDGSEWTKFPNVFALTFPSGVTTTSGREYYKHLADLRRQGQAPEYLLRPAEVVLYTLDANDDGVIDRVDKAAPGVRSSDNPSDGLLRRQAFGTGLNGRPYRRKSRIVVSRHVRVWTEDEDTYPNGDKPLPLFTYHLSETLSRFDFNDDGDSDDLLLFGDSDGNGTLGQLERGALLHLSASNGGEVGDDIAVDTRFQTVLARLSELHPEASQDDLRQMVRNSIAAVDVNLVLEMPGAKDGYAHPVWSVPGEPYPYVQHDLSATAYLPNAFFLSGNQLLASGYLPGDPEPGPSPYDPSPQGLPPLPDPCQAAGMPPPDRPGPGVGRARADFNGDGKSDLFWRHGGNGANSLWLIDGDAVVSMHSVTPMPPAGPALAVGADVDGNGTSDLLWRDAAIGTDLAWLMNGAAATEASLPVVLGQHLEIVGSGDVDGNGTDDLIWRDSRRGTSFLWLMENGGVTLSAVLPWVPDPGYEIAAVADLDGNGRDDLLWRHATQGWLYAWLMNATVPSQSVALPPLADADLDLAASGDVDADGDDDLVWRNSLGGNTYVWIMEDAAAVSASELPLVADTAFAVEGSGDFDGDGKADLLWHHAMTGASCLWFLDGPAVAFDAALPSPAIPGTAIVLPP; this is translated from the coding sequence ATGATCGTCAGGAAATGCAGCTCGCGCGGGTTCAGTCTGGTCGAAGCTTCGATGGCGACGATGGTGTTCGGCGTCCTCGCCGCCACGACCCTTCAGCTCATGACGGCGGTCAAGCTGCGCGCGGACCGGGCCAGCACCGAGCTCGATCTCGAACAGCAGGGTCGTCAGGCCAGCGAGCTGCTCCTGGACGACATCCGCCTGGCAGGCCTCGGCATCCACACCAACGACGACGGCACCGACGCCTCCACCCGCCAGCACTCCGTCATCGAGGCCTCCCCGTACCGCCTGGCGTTCTATGCGGATGCCGGGCCCGGAATCGAATCTCCGATGGAGACCGAAACGCGCACGTGGCGCGACGGGAGCGAGTGGACGAAGTTTCCCAATGTCTTCGCGCTCACGTTCCCGTCCGGCGTGACGACCACGAGCGGGCGGGAGTATTACAAGCACCTGGCCGACTTGCGCCGACAGGGACAAGCTCCCGAATACCTTCTGCGCCCGGCGGAGGTCGTGCTGTACACGCTCGACGCCAACGACGACGGCGTGATCGATCGGGTGGACAAGGCCGCGCCGGGAGTTCGCTCGAGCGACAATCCGTCCGACGGGCTGCTGAGGCGACAGGCGTTCGGCACGGGCCTCAACGGGCGGCCGTACCGCAGGAAGAGCAGGATCGTCGTCAGCCGGCACGTGCGTGTCTGGACGGAAGACGAGGACACCTATCCGAATGGCGACAAGCCGCTGCCGCTGTTCACGTACCATCTCTCCGAAACTTTGAGCAGGTTCGACTTCAACGACGACGGAGACAGCGACGACCTCCTCCTGTTCGGCGATTCCGACGGCAATGGCACGCTTGGCCAGCTCGAGCGCGGTGCGCTGCTGCATCTGTCGGCCTCCAACGGAGGCGAAGTCGGTGACGACATCGCCGTCGACACCCGCTTCCAGACCGTGCTTGCGCGCCTGAGCGAGCTGCATCCCGAAGCGTCGCAAGACGACCTGCGACAGATGGTGCGCAACTCCATAGCGGCGGTGGACGTCAACCTCGTCCTCGAGATGCCCGGTGCGAAGGATGGCTACGCCCATCCTGTATGGTCGGTACCCGGCGAACCCTATCCGTACGTCCAGCACGATCTGTCGGCGACGGCGTACCTGCCGAACGCGTTCTTCCTGTCGGGCAATCAGCTGCTGGCCTCCGGCTATCTGCCGGGCGATCCCGAACCGGGCCCTTCGCCGTACGATCCGTCGCCGCAGGGACTGCCGCCCCTTCCGGACCCATGCCAGGCGGCGGGCATGCCGCCACCGGATCGACCCGGCCCGGGCGTCGGGCGCGCACGCGCCGACTTCAACGGCGACGGCAAGAGCGACCTCTTCTGGCGGCACGGCGGCAACGGTGCCAACTCGCTCTGGCTGATCGACGGCGATGCCGTCGTCTCGATGCACTCGGTGACACCCATGCCGCCGGCGGGCCCCGCCCTCGCCGTCGGCGCCGACGTCGACGGCAACGGTACGAGCGATCTTCTGTGGCGAGATGCCGCCATCGGCACCGATCTGGCCTGGTTGATGAACGGAGCGGCCGCCACCGAAGCGTCGCTACCGGTCGTGCTCGGGCAGCACCTGGAGATCGTCGGCAGCGGCGACGTCGACGGCAACGGCACCGACGACCTGATCTGGCGCGACAGCCGGCGAGGAACCAGCTTCCTTTGGCTGATGGAGAACGGCGGCGTCACCCTCAGCGCCGTCCTGCCGTGGGTGCCCGATCCCGGATACGAGATTGCAGCGGTTGCCGACCTCGATGGAAACGGCCGCGACGACCTGCTGTGGCGCCACGCGACGCAGGGCTGGCTCTACGCGTGGCTGATGAACGCAACGGTACCCTCGCAAAGCGTCGCTCTTCCTCCGCTGGCAGACGCCGACCTGGACCTTGCCGCGTCCGGCGATGTCGACGCCGACGGCGACGACGACCTGGTCTGGCGCAACAGCCTCGGCGGCAACACCTACGTCTGGATCATGGAGGATGCTGCGGCCGTCAGCGCGAGCGAGCTGCCGCTGGTTGCCGATACCGCCTTCGCGGTCGAAGGCAGCGGTGATTTCGACGGCGACGGCAAGGCGGACCTGCTCTGGCACCATGCCATGACCGGCGCGAGCTGCCTCTGGTTCCTGGACGGTCCGGCAGTGGCCTTCGATGCCGCCCTGCCCTCGCCGGCCATCCCAGGGACGGCCATCGTGTTGCCCCCGTGA
- a CDS encoding DUF1499 domain-containing protein has protein sequence MDNRQGAVSRAAHSGFVLAVAAAVLGLLGFGSAYAGILPGFTGFLVMALGLLTGIAALILSIVGLSATRPHKGRTGGNRARQGLVLSVAVIGLILAPAIRVGNVPRINDITTDPADPPAFVAAAQLEENRGRDMAYPGEAFAAQQREGYPDLKPVEMAVPPAVAFDKARAALASMDRMEIIGESKEEGRIEAVQTTRLFKFKDDIVVRIRPHGDGSRIDARSKSRVGKGDQGANADRIRELFELMRWK, from the coding sequence ATGGACAATCGGCAAGGCGCAGTATCCAGGGCCGCCCACAGCGGATTCGTTCTCGCCGTTGCCGCCGCGGTGCTGGGCCTGCTCGGCTTCGGCTCCGCCTACGCGGGGATCCTGCCGGGCTTCACCGGTTTTCTGGTGATGGCGCTCGGCCTGCTGACGGGCATCGCCGCCCTGATCCTGTCGATCGTCGGCCTCAGCGCCACCCGGCCGCACAAGGGCCGCACCGGCGGCAATCGTGCCCGCCAGGGCCTGGTGCTGTCGGTGGCGGTGATCGGTCTGATCCTGGCGCCCGCGATTCGTGTCGGGAATGTGCCTCGCATCAACGACATCACCACCGATCCCGCCGATCCTCCCGCCTTCGTCGCCGCCGCGCAGCTCGAGGAGAACAGGGGCCGCGACATGGCGTATCCCGGAGAGGCGTTCGCGGCTCAGCAGCGCGAGGGTTATCCGGATCTGAAGCCGGTGGAGATGGCGGTGCCGCCCGCCGTTGCCTTCGACAAGGCCCGCGCCGCGCTGGCGTCGATGGATCGCATGGAGATCATCGGCGAGAGCAAGGAAGAAGGACGCATCGAGGCCGTGCAGACCACGCGCCTGTTCAAGTTCAAGGACGACATCGTCGTGCGGATCCGGCCGCACGGCGACGGCAGCCGCATCGACGCCCGTTCCAAATCGCGCGTGGGCAAGGGCGACCAGGGCGCCAACGCCGACCGCATCCGCGAGCTCTTCGAGCTCATGCGCTGGAAGTAG